A window of Brevibacterium ihuae contains these coding sequences:
- a CDS encoding polyprenyl synthetase family protein, giving the protein MTNAAETSPTPVDPDAPAARPLSPGAFVQSDSALAGRLVERLGRIEVLLDEVVAQASALPDETCHHLLRAGGKRIRPVLVLLAAEFGTSDQIDVDRAAAAVELIHLATLYHDDVMDEAPMRRGAPSAHAVWGNSVAILTGDLLFARASLLTSMMGPEAVRLQSETFERLVLGQLHEFTGPVDGADPIEHYLAVLGDKTGSLIATASEFGLRFSGAPESLIAPLREYGEKVGVAFQLADDLIDLVSDGAKSGKRPGTDLREGVPTLPVLHVRADAAAGDPAAAAVVELLDADLSSDDALERARAALVAHPATARARQVAEAWAEDAVKALAAVPDGEVKDGLIEFARTAVSRVA; this is encoded by the coding sequence ATGACGAACGCCGCCGAAACCTCTCCCACGCCGGTGGACCCGGATGCGCCCGCGGCGCGTCCGCTCTCCCCGGGGGCGTTCGTGCAGTCCGATTCCGCGCTCGCCGGGCGGCTGGTCGAGCGGCTCGGACGGATCGAGGTGCTCCTCGACGAGGTCGTCGCGCAGGCGAGCGCGCTGCCCGACGAGACCTGCCACCACCTGCTCCGCGCCGGCGGGAAGCGCATCCGCCCCGTCCTCGTGCTGCTCGCGGCGGAGTTCGGCACCTCGGATCAGATCGACGTCGACCGTGCGGCCGCCGCCGTCGAGCTCATCCACCTCGCGACCCTCTACCACGACGACGTCATGGACGAGGCGCCCATGCGGCGCGGCGCCCCGTCCGCCCACGCGGTCTGGGGCAACAGTGTTGCGATCCTCACCGGGGACCTGCTCTTCGCCCGCGCCTCGCTGCTGACCTCGATGATGGGACCCGAGGCGGTCCGCCTGCAGTCGGAGACCTTCGAGCGCCTCGTCCTCGGTCAGCTCCATGAGTTCACCGGCCCCGTCGACGGCGCGGACCCGATCGAGCACTACCTCGCGGTGCTCGGGGACAAGACCGGGTCGCTCATCGCGACAGCGAGCGAGTTCGGACTGCGCTTCTCCGGGGCGCCGGAGTCGCTCATCGCGCCGCTGCGGGAGTACGGGGAGAAGGTCGGGGTGGCCTTCCAGCTCGCCGACGACCTCATCGATCTCGTGTCCGACGGCGCGAAATCGGGGAAGCGGCCCGGCACGGATCTGCGCGAGGGGGTGCCGACCCTGCCCGTGCTCCACGTGCGCGCCGACGCGGCCGCAGGCGATCCCGCAGCGGCAGCCGTGGTCGAACTCCTCGACGCGGACCTGAGCTCCGACGACGCCCTCGAGCGGGCGCGCGCCGCGCTCGTCGCGCATCCGGCCACCGCACGCGCCCGGCAGGTCGCAGAGGCCTGGGCCGAGGACGCCGTGAAGGCGCTCGCCGCGGTGCCCGACGGCGAGGTCAAGGACGGACTCATCGAGTTCGCCCGTACCGCGGTCTCCCGCGTCGCCTGA
- a CDS encoding geranylgeranyl reductase family protein: MTTTIDADVVVVGAGPAGSAAAAHLARAGLEVVVLEKASFPRDKVCGDALTPRAVQELDALGFATPESAGWHRNRGLRLIGGGHRLEIDWPTVHGVPSYGLTRARTRLDEELARHAQSCGARLFEQVYASEPEFGADGWVRGVRATGTDHRGRKVGPEAFFRAPTVIAADGVSARMAIALGIEKRDDRPMGVAVRTYHASPRHDEDLLESWLELRGRNADGTRGEPMPGYGWLFPMGDGTVNVGLGILDSSPQFGRVDYRAVLRDWIAAMGEEWAIGEETRLEPVRSAALPMAFNRTPHFRSGVLLVGDAAGMVNPFNGEGIDYAMLSSRLAAEAIATYARYPERVRREKLAEYPAAVRAHLGGYFTLGRVFAELIGRPEVMNLGIKYGMGVDTLMRFVVKLLANLYQDRTVRDRDLYDRIITALTALVPATSND; the protein is encoded by the coding sequence ATGACGACCACGATCGATGCCGACGTCGTCGTCGTCGGTGCCGGGCCCGCCGGTTCCGCGGCGGCGGCGCACCTCGCGCGGGCCGGGCTCGAGGTCGTCGTCCTCGAGAAGGCGTCCTTCCCCCGGGACAAGGTGTGCGGTGACGCGCTCACCCCGCGCGCGGTCCAGGAGCTCGACGCGCTCGGCTTCGCGACCCCGGAATCGGCCGGATGGCATCGGAACCGGGGCCTGCGCCTCATCGGGGGCGGCCACCGGCTCGAGATCGACTGGCCGACGGTCCACGGCGTCCCCTCCTACGGGCTCACCCGGGCGCGCACCCGCCTCGACGAGGAACTCGCGCGCCACGCCCAGTCGTGCGGTGCGCGCCTGTTCGAGCAGGTGTATGCCTCGGAGCCTGAGTTCGGCGCCGACGGCTGGGTGCGCGGCGTCCGCGCGACCGGCACCGACCACCGCGGGCGCAAGGTCGGCCCGGAGGCATTCTTCCGCGCTCCGACCGTCATCGCCGCCGACGGCGTGTCCGCGCGGATGGCGATCGCCCTCGGCATCGAGAAGCGCGACGACCGACCGATGGGCGTCGCGGTGCGCACCTACCACGCGTCCCCGCGCCACGACGAGGATCTCCTCGAGAGCTGGCTCGAGCTCCGCGGGCGGAACGCCGACGGCACCCGCGGCGAGCCGATGCCCGGCTACGGGTGGCTGTTCCCGATGGGCGACGGCACTGTCAACGTCGGCCTCGGCATCCTCGACTCCTCGCCGCAGTTCGGCCGCGTCGACTACCGAGCGGTCCTCCGGGACTGGATCGCGGCGATGGGCGAGGAATGGGCGATCGGCGAGGAGACCCGGCTCGAGCCCGTGCGCAGCGCCGCGCTGCCGATGGCCTTCAACCGCACTCCGCACTTCCGCAGCGGCGTCCTGCTCGTCGGGGACGCGGCCGGCATGGTCAACCCGTTCAACGGCGAGGGCATCGACTACGCGATGCTGAGCTCGCGGCTCGCCGCCGAGGCGATCGCCACCTATGCGCGCTACCCCGAACGGGTGCGCCGCGAGAAGCTCGCCGAGTACCCGGCCGCGGTCCGCGCGCACCTCGGCGGCTACTTCACCCTCGGGCGGGTGTTCGCCGAGCTCATCGGCAGGCCAGAGGTCATGAACCTGGGGATCAAGTACGGTATGGGTGTCGACACGCTCATGCGGTTCGTGGTCAAGCTGCTGGCCAACCTCTACCAGGACAGGACCGTGCGCGACCGCGATCTGTACGATCGCATCATCACCGCGCTGACCGCGCTGGTCCCTGCGACCAGCAACGACTGA
- the menD gene encoding 2-succinyl-5-enolpyruvyl-6-hydroxy-3-cyclohexene-1-carboxylic-acid synthase — translation MNISTATARALVSALLTSGVRDVVISPGSRSAPLTYAVAEAAAAGLFDVRVRIDEREAAFLALGIAKGLRAAGRERPVAVITTSGSAVANLHPAVLEASYGYLPLLTLTADRPARLRATGANQTIDDQSIVLSDVRERFDIQAGESAPALAAEVAVAAVDLALGDGFAGGAPPGPVQLNVQFDVPLVPDAVDVSPWWPEIPAGTDRAPVPLAADVVEAVLPSFGREVVVLAGDTFGLPARRLRELLERHRVPVLAEPSSPLRAVPSSVPDHTRVLDARPDLVDRITDLVVLGKPTLSRQDQRLLAHPGLRVHRIQSDLDQVAEEEWRAALAQALPPVPDSRSDWAAEWAAAGGAAGDAALPQASPAPLGDGAGDGGREVLEGRAAAAAVASAPGTVYIGSSNAVRYLDRVLGPGAAVEVFASRGLAGIDGLVSTAIGFAFGSGRPVRLLLGDVSLLHGIGGLLREAAEPLPAVQIFVLNDDGGAIFGGLEHGQPHLAAHFPRYFATAHGRTFADLARGYGWPHALCRTAAEVAAAAESGRPGVYEIPIRPVVG, via the coding sequence ATGAACATCTCGACTGCGACCGCCCGCGCCCTCGTCTCGGCACTGCTCACATCCGGGGTGCGCGACGTCGTGATCTCCCCGGGCTCCCGTTCGGCACCCCTGACCTACGCCGTCGCCGAGGCGGCCGCCGCCGGACTCTTCGACGTCCGGGTGCGGATCGACGAGCGGGAGGCGGCGTTCCTCGCTCTCGGCATCGCGAAGGGCCTGCGGGCGGCCGGCCGGGAGCGGCCGGTTGCGGTGATCACCACCTCCGGCAGCGCGGTGGCGAACCTCCATCCGGCGGTGCTCGAGGCCTCGTACGGGTACCTCCCGCTCCTCACGCTCACCGCGGATCGACCCGCGCGCCTCCGGGCGACGGGCGCGAACCAGACGATCGATGACCAGTCGATCGTGCTCAGCGACGTGCGTGAGCGGTTCGACATCCAGGCCGGGGAGTCCGCGCCGGCGCTCGCCGCCGAGGTCGCCGTGGCCGCGGTCGACCTCGCCCTCGGGGACGGGTTCGCCGGCGGGGCTCCGCCCGGCCCCGTCCAGCTCAATGTCCAGTTCGACGTCCCGCTCGTGCCCGATGCCGTGGACGTCTCCCCGTGGTGGCCGGAGATCCCGGCCGGCACCGACCGTGCACCGGTGCCGCTCGCGGCGGACGTCGTCGAGGCGGTGCTGCCATCCTTCGGCCGCGAGGTCGTCGTGCTCGCCGGCGACACGTTCGGCCTGCCCGCGCGGCGCCTCCGCGAGCTGCTCGAGCGGCATCGGGTGCCGGTGCTCGCCGAACCCTCCTCACCCCTGCGCGCGGTGCCCTCGAGCGTGCCGGACCATACCCGGGTGCTCGACGCGCGGCCGGATCTCGTCGACCGGATCACCGACCTCGTCGTGCTCGGCAAGCCCACGCTCTCCCGCCAGGATCAGCGCCTGCTCGCGCACCCCGGGCTGCGGGTCCACCGCATCCAGTCGGACCTCGATCAGGTTGCGGAGGAGGAGTGGCGCGCCGCGCTCGCCCAGGCGCTGCCCCCGGTCCCGGATTCGCGGTCGGACTGGGCAGCGGAATGGGCGGCCGCCGGCGGAGCGGCCGGTGACGCGGCGCTGCCGCAGGCGTCACCTGCACCCCTCGGGGACGGCGCCGGTGACGGCGGGCGCGAGGTGCTCGAGGGGCGCGCCGCCGCAGCGGCCGTCGCGAGCGCACCCGGCACCGTCTACATCGGCAGCTCCAACGCGGTCCGCTACCTCGACCGGGTGCTCGGTCCCGGCGCGGCGGTGGAGGTGTTCGCATCCCGCGGGCTGGCTGGGATCGATGGACTCGTGTCGACCGCGATCGGCTTCGCGTTCGGCAGCGGCCGACCGGTGCGCCTCCTCCTCGGCGACGTGTCGCTGCTCCACGGGATCGGCGGTCTGCTCCGCGAGGCTGCGGAACCGCTGCCGGCCGTGCAGATCTTCGTCCTCAACGACGACGGGGGAGCGATCTTCGGGGGACTCGAACACGGGCAGCCGCACCTCGCCGCGCACTTCCCCCGCTACTTCGCCACTGCGCACGGCCGGACCTTCGCGGATCTCGCCCGCGGCTACGGCTGGCCGCACGCGCTGTGCCGGACGGCGGCCGAGGTCGCCGCGGCCGCGGAATCGGGACGGCCGGGCGTCTACGAGATCCCCATCCGCCCCGTCGTCGGCTGA
- a CDS encoding alpha/beta hydrolase, which yields MNSRSLMLSVGARFVRTLTAARTRAGEFPGRNQTLSFLGPEPTGEAARTFHVREKRKLSARLREFFVHSPALGRTVGVRVLLPGRPSEVADVIYLFHGGGDDFRSWTDLGAAEQLTADSPYLVVMPDAGAASYSRHVIGAAGAEATLDWPTFHTVELPAFIADRYSVNPERSGALLAGLSMGGYGAMKYAAQHPDRYCAAAAFSCPLDPLSAVPLFDIIALREGGAAKSLFGDPKRDLAEWQANSPMSLAPNLAGTDLWFTAGSGTPHADDEDEDHVDVLEATVNHHGLKFHERLSELGIAHTWSPRPTGLHNWFAWQRELAEWLAALDDPARTPTAGHPAGTDAATGAGTSAAGADRAGLRDAGLRDSGVSGRGVSDGAAFTYVTGEPVFSVHGWDVAISRRRAQLVTFAEVTAASFTLNGAGTFRVRTPALYHPGQRYRIAISSPLAENVYDLAADADGRLELTGRMAGALHDPIVPGKRTRHFRTWGQDELTTVSITPVEAPVTAARADATSTRGAAPSTTVPAPEPRRAH from the coding sequence ATGAACTCCCGCTCGCTCATGCTGTCCGTCGGCGCCCGCTTCGTGCGGACGCTCACCGCTGCCCGCACCCGCGCCGGCGAGTTCCCCGGCCGCAACCAGACGCTGAGCTTCCTCGGGCCGGAGCCCACGGGCGAGGCCGCCCGCACCTTCCATGTGCGCGAGAAGCGCAAGCTGTCGGCTCGCCTCCGCGAGTTCTTCGTCCACTCCCCCGCGCTCGGCCGCACCGTGGGAGTCCGGGTGCTCCTGCCCGGCAGGCCGAGCGAGGTCGCCGACGTCATCTACCTCTTCCACGGCGGCGGGGACGACTTCCGGTCGTGGACCGACCTCGGTGCCGCCGAGCAGCTCACCGCGGACAGCCCGTACCTCGTCGTCATGCCGGACGCCGGCGCGGCCTCGTACTCCCGTCACGTCATCGGCGCCGCCGGTGCCGAGGCGACCCTCGACTGGCCGACCTTCCACACCGTGGAGCTGCCCGCGTTCATCGCCGACCGCTACTCGGTCAACCCGGAGCGCTCCGGAGCACTGCTCGCCGGCCTGTCGATGGGCGGGTACGGGGCGATGAAGTACGCCGCGCAGCACCCCGACCGCTACTGCGCGGCGGCCGCGTTCTCCTGCCCGCTCGACCCGCTCTCCGCGGTGCCGCTGTTCGACATCATCGCTCTCCGCGAGGGCGGGGCGGCGAAGTCGCTGTTCGGGGACCCCAAGCGGGACCTCGCGGAATGGCAGGCGAACTCGCCGATGAGCCTGGCACCGAACCTCGCCGGCACCGACCTGTGGTTCACCGCCGGCTCCGGCACCCCGCATGCGGATGACGAGGACGAGGATCACGTCGACGTCCTCGAGGCGACGGTCAACCACCACGGCCTGAAGTTCCACGAGCGGCTGAGCGAGCTCGGGATCGCCCACACGTGGTCGCCGCGCCCCACCGGCCTCCACAACTGGTTCGCATGGCAGCGGGAGCTCGCCGAATGGCTGGCCGCGCTCGACGACCCGGCGCGCACCCCCACCGCGGGGCATCCTGCGGGGACCGACGCAGCGACGGGAGCCGGCACCTCGGCGGCGGGAGCGGACCGGGCGGGACTGCGGGATGCGGGACTGCGGGATTCCGGGGTGTCCGGTCGCGGGGTGTCCGACGGCGCCGCCTTCACCTACGTCACCGGCGAACCGGTGTTCAGCGTCCACGGCTGGGACGTCGCGATCTCGCGGCGCCGGGCCCAGCTCGTCACCTTCGCCGAGGTGACCGCTGCGTCGTTCACGCTCAACGGCGCAGGGACCTTCCGCGTGCGCACCCCAGCGCTCTACCATCCCGGGCAGCGCTACCGGATCGCGATCTCCTCGCCTCTGGCGGAGAACGTCTACGACCTCGCCGCCGACGCCGACGGCCGCCTCGAGCTCACCGGGCGGATGGCCGGCGCACTCCACGACCCGATCGTGCCCGGGAAGCGCACCCGCCACTTCCGCACCTGGGGCCAGGACGAGCTCACCACGGTGAGCATCACCCCGGTCGAGGCGCCCGTCACCGCTGCTCGCGCAGATGCGACCAGCACGCGCGGAGCCGCTCCGTCCACCACTGTGCCCGCTCCGGAGCCGCGGCGAGCGCACTGA
- a CDS encoding o-succinylbenzoate synthase — MDPDLPGPQHGAPLAPAAPCDVQSILAAPDPREVLSRIAVVSLPMVTRFRGITVREAMLFEGPAGWAEFSPFLEYDVPEASRWLAAALEWACVDPPATKAATVPVNGTIPACPPSAVAEVAARYAGVGTFKIKVAEAGIDSLDEDCARIEALRAARPGARIRLDANGRYTVAQARTALRAFSRFELEYVEQPVMAVEDLAQVREEIDREGWGIRIAADESIRKASDPLRVAALGAADVVIVKVQPLGGVRSALSVIEASGLPAVVSSALDTSVGLSAGVALAASLPESARPDGSIPACGLGTSALFRSDVADPPLRAADGVLPVGRTAPSEERLSALAAAPERAQWWTERLRACWSHLREQR, encoded by the coding sequence ATGGATCCCGACCTCCCCGGCCCGCAGCACGGCGCCCCGCTTGCGCCCGCCGCCCCGTGCGACGTGCAGTCGATCCTCGCGGCGCCGGACCCGCGCGAGGTGCTCTCCCGGATCGCCGTCGTCTCCCTGCCCATGGTCACCCGGTTCCGGGGCATCACCGTGCGCGAGGCGATGCTCTTCGAGGGCCCCGCCGGCTGGGCGGAGTTCTCCCCCTTCCTCGAGTACGACGTGCCCGAAGCCTCCCGCTGGCTTGCCGCCGCCCTCGAGTGGGCGTGCGTCGACCCGCCCGCCACGAAGGCCGCGACGGTGCCGGTCAACGGCACGATCCCGGCCTGCCCGCCGTCCGCCGTCGCCGAGGTCGCCGCGCGGTACGCCGGAGTCGGCACCTTCAAGATCAAGGTCGCAGAGGCCGGGATCGACTCCCTCGACGAGGACTGTGCGCGGATCGAGGCGCTCCGCGCCGCCCGGCCGGGTGCGCGCATCCGGCTCGACGCGAACGGCCGCTACACCGTGGCGCAGGCGCGCACGGCTCTCCGCGCGTTCTCCCGCTTCGAACTCGAGTACGTCGAGCAGCCGGTCATGGCGGTCGAGGACCTCGCCCAGGTGCGGGAGGAGATCGACCGGGAGGGCTGGGGGATCCGGATCGCCGCCGACGAATCGATCCGCAAGGCCTCGGACCCGCTGCGCGTCGCCGCGCTCGGTGCCGCCGACGTCGTCATCGTCAAGGTCCAGCCGCTCGGCGGGGTCCGGTCCGCGCTCTCGGTCATCGAGGCCTCGGGGCTGCCCGCCGTCGTGTCCTCGGCGCTCGACACCTCGGTCGGGCTGAGTGCGGGCGTCGCGCTCGCCGCGAGCCTGCCGGAGAGCGCCCGCCCGGACGGGTCGATCCCCGCCTGCGGGCTGGGGACGAGCGCCCTGTTCCGCTCCGACGTCGCCGACCCGCCGCTGCGTGCCGCGGACGGGGTGCTGCCGGTCGGGCGGACCGCACCGAGCGAGGAGCGGCTCAGTGCGCTCGCCGCGGCTCCGGAGCGGGCACAGTGGTGGACGGAGCGGCTCCGCGCGTGCTGGTCGCATCTGCGCGAGCAGCGGTGA
- a CDS encoding 1,4-dihydroxy-2-naphthoyl-CoA synthase — translation MTETSTVSEIFDPSAWREVSGFDFTDITYHRALNPDGSDLGCVRIAFDRPEVRNAFRPHTVDELYRALDHARQTPDVGCVLLTGNGPSPKDGGWAFCSGGDQRMRGRSGYQYASGETAESVDPARAGRLHILEVQRLIRTMPKVVIAVVPGWAAGGGHSLHVVSDMTIASRQNARFKQTDADVGSYDAGYGSAYLAKMVGQKRAREIFFLGRTYSAQDMADMGAVNEVVDHSELEVAALAMAREILGKSPNAQRMLKFAFNLVDDGLMGQQVFAGEATRLGYMTDEAVEGRDAFLEKRDPDWTPYPWYY, via the coding sequence ATGACCGAGACCAGCACCGTGTCCGAGATCTTCGACCCGAGCGCCTGGCGGGAGGTGTCCGGATTCGACTTCACGGACATCACCTACCACCGCGCCCTCAACCCCGACGGCAGCGACCTCGGCTGCGTCCGCATCGCCTTCGACCGGCCGGAGGTCCGCAACGCGTTCCGCCCCCACACCGTCGACGAGCTCTACCGCGCGCTCGACCACGCCCGCCAGACCCCGGACGTCGGCTGCGTGCTCCTCACCGGCAACGGCCCCAGCCCCAAGGACGGCGGCTGGGCCTTCTGCTCCGGCGGTGACCAGCGGATGCGCGGCCGGTCGGGATACCAGTACGCGAGCGGCGAGACCGCGGAGTCCGTCGACCCGGCGCGCGCCGGTCGCCTCCACATCCTCGAGGTCCAGCGCCTCATCCGCACGATGCCCAAGGTCGTCATCGCGGTGGTCCCCGGCTGGGCGGCCGGCGGCGGCCACAGCCTCCACGTCGTGTCCGACATGACGATCGCCTCCCGGCAGAACGCGCGGTTCAAGCAGACCGATGCGGACGTCGGCTCCTACGACGCCGGCTACGGCTCGGCGTACCTCGCGAAGATGGTCGGCCAGAAGCGGGCGCGGGAGATCTTCTTCCTCGGCCGCACATACTCGGCGCAGGACATGGCGGACATGGGCGCGGTCAACGAGGTCGTCGACCACTCGGAGCTCGAAGTCGCCGCACTCGCCATGGCGCGGGAGATCCTCGGCAAGTCGCCGAACGCGCAGCGCATGCTCAAGTTCGCGTTCAACCTCGTCGACGACGGCCTCATGGGCCAGCAGGTGTTCGCCGGTGAGGCCACCCGGTTGGGCTACATGACCGACGAGGCCGTCGAGGGCCGGGACGCCTTCCTCGAGAAGCGCGATCCGGACTGGACCCCGTACCCCTGGTACTACTGA
- a CDS encoding AMP-binding protein, producing the protein MAPADPDLLDDLRRALAGEVVVVLPRERDGAVEVVDPGRYDPAGTGRPHPALVVFTSGSTGAPKGVALSAAAITASGRATERFLSGPGRWYLTLPSNHIAGAQVLLRSLLAGTTPLVARGRFSAAEFTADVERLRAGAGDSGDRERCPLYTSFVPTQLVRILADPAAVRAAQAFDAVLLGGAAISPALLASAEHAGIRIVRTYGMSETCGGCVYDGVPFDEVDIGLDAGRIVLSGAVVADGYLRVDDAAGGLRLTALPDADTGFGTAPDGGRSFLTSDLGRIEGGVLEVLGRADDVIITGGENVSPHAVESALLAVLEPHGIVEVLVTAVPDAEWGEALVALVRPGPHGPSGALGSAGALDAVAGIGAEPAAGTGTDRLTEQVRALAAEHLARHALPRRVLTVEALPERSIGKPDRTAARALAARLLTDRG; encoded by the coding sequence GTGGCCCCCGCTGATCCGGACCTGCTCGACGACCTCCGGCGAGCCCTCGCGGGCGAGGTCGTCGTCGTCCTGCCGCGCGAGCGCGATGGTGCGGTCGAGGTCGTCGACCCGGGCCGCTACGACCCCGCCGGCACCGGCAGGCCGCACCCCGCGCTCGTCGTCTTCACCTCCGGCTCGACCGGAGCACCGAAGGGGGTCGCGCTCTCGGCCGCGGCCATCACCGCGTCGGGACGCGCCACCGAGCGCTTCCTGTCCGGCCCCGGCCGCTGGTACCTCACCCTGCCGAGCAACCACATCGCCGGCGCCCAGGTGCTCCTCCGGTCCCTCCTCGCCGGCACCACCCCGCTCGTCGCCCGGGGGCGGTTCTCCGCCGCGGAGTTCACCGCCGACGTCGAACGGCTGCGCGCCGGCGCGGGCGACTCGGGCGACCGCGAGCGCTGCCCGCTCTACACCTCGTTCGTGCCCACCCAGCTCGTCCGCATCTTGGCCGACCCCGCTGCGGTGCGCGCGGCGCAGGCCTTCGATGCGGTGCTGCTCGGCGGGGCCGCGATCTCCCCGGCACTGCTCGCCTCCGCGGAGCACGCGGGCATCCGGATCGTCCGCACATACGGGATGAGCGAGACCTGCGGCGGATGCGTCTACGACGGGGTGCCCTTCGACGAGGTCGACATCGGACTCGATGCCGGACGCATCGTGCTGTCCGGTGCGGTCGTCGCGGACGGGTACCTGCGCGTCGACGACGCGGCCGGCGGACTGCGGCTCACCGCCCTGCCGGACGCGGACACCGGATTCGGCACCGCACCGGACGGCGGCCGGAGCTTCCTCACGAGCGATCTCGGACGGATCGAAGGCGGTGTGCTCGAGGTCCTCGGGCGGGCCGACGACGTCATCATCACCGGCGGCGAGAACGTCTCGCCGCACGCGGTGGAGAGCGCCCTGCTCGCCGTCCTCGAACCGCACGGGATCGTCGAGGTGCTCGTCACCGCCGTGCCCGACGCGGAATGGGGCGAGGCGCTCGTCGCCCTCGTGCGCCCCGGCCCGCACGGACCGTCGGGAGCGCTCGGATCAGCGGGAGCTCTCGACGCCGTCGCGGGCATCGGGGCGGAACCGGCCGCCGGCACCGGCACGGACCGGCTCACCGAGCAGGTGCGCGCTCTCGCCGCGGAGCACCTGGCGCGCCATGCGCTCCCCCGTCGCGTCCTCACGGTGGAGGCGCTGCCCGAACGCTCCATCGGCAAACCGGATCGCACAGCCGCCCGCGCGCTCGCTGCACGGCTGCTCACCGACCGGGGCTGA
- a CDS encoding 1,4-dihydroxy-2-naphthoate polyprenyltransferase: MATIAQWVEGARLRTLPLAIAPVLIGTGAAIGAMGGFSSLIIGSVDPAERPEVGIGTVLVRALLAVIVSLGLQIGSNFANDYSDGIRGTDDVRVGPQRLTASGAAPAAAVKRAAFIAFGIAALAGVILVLVSQAWWFIPVGILAVLAAWFYTGGSHPYGYYAMGEVFVFIFFGLVATLGTTYVMIERLPPAAWAGAVAIGLFSCAVLMVNNLRDIPTDAEAGKTTLAVLLGDAHSRTVYAVMVAVPYLLLLVPILTGHPASVLTALSLVLAIAPLQTVLGGAEGTALIPPIKNTGLTALTYSALLALGLSL, from the coding sequence ATGGCCACCATCGCCCAATGGGTCGAAGGCGCACGTCTGCGCACCCTCCCGCTCGCGATCGCACCCGTGCTCATCGGCACCGGGGCTGCCATCGGCGCGATGGGCGGGTTCTCCTCGCTCATCATCGGATCGGTCGATCCCGCGGAGCGGCCCGAGGTGGGCATCGGCACCGTTCTCGTCCGCGCCCTGCTCGCCGTCATCGTGTCCCTCGGACTGCAGATCGGCTCGAACTTCGCCAACGACTACTCCGACGGGATCCGCGGCACCGACGACGTGCGCGTCGGCCCCCAGCGGCTCACCGCCTCGGGCGCGGCCCCGGCCGCAGCGGTCAAGCGGGCGGCGTTCATCGCGTTCGGCATCGCCGCCCTCGCCGGGGTGATCCTCGTGCTCGTCTCCCAGGCGTGGTGGTTCATCCCGGTGGGGATCCTCGCCGTGCTCGCGGCCTGGTTCTACACCGGCGGCAGCCACCCCTACGGGTACTACGCGATGGGCGAGGTGTTCGTCTTCATCTTCTTCGGGCTCGTCGCCACCCTCGGCACGACCTACGTCATGATCGAGCGCCTGCCCCCGGCCGCGTGGGCCGGCGCAGTGGCGATCGGACTGTTCTCCTGCGCGGTGCTCATGGTCAACAACCTGCGCGACATCCCGACCGACGCCGAGGCCGGGAAGACGACGCTCGCAGTGCTGCTCGGCGACGCGCATTCCCGCACGGTCTACGCCGTCATGGTCGCGGTGCCGTACCTGCTGCTGCTCGTCCCGATCCTCACCGGCCACCCGGCCAGCGTGCTCACGGCGCTGTCCCTCGTGCTCGCCATCGCGCCGCTGCAGACGGTGCTCGGCGGTGCCGAGGGCACCGCGCTCATCCCGCCGATCAAGAACACGGGGCTGACGGCGCTGACCTACTCAGCGCTCCTCGCGCTCGGCCTCTCCCTCTGA
- a CDS encoding DUF4229 domain-containing protein, translated as MRNVLIYSLLRLVLLAGTVAIVWWIAGISLLSTIAAIVIATLLSILLLGGARSRATSTMADWDGERKDRRAARRRAPAAASDESFEDAAVEDYAVEDSAVGSEGEAEREER; from the coding sequence ATGCGCAACGTCCTCATCTACTCCCTGCTCCGGCTCGTCCTCCTCGCGGGGACCGTGGCGATCGTCTGGTGGATCGCCGGGATCTCGCTGCTGAGCACCATCGCGGCCATCGTCATCGCCACCCTGCTCAGCATCCTCCTCCTCGGCGGCGCTCGCAGCCGGGCGACGTCGACGATGGCCGACTGGGACGGCGAGCGGAAGGACCGGCGCGCCGCACGGCGACGAGCACCGGCGGCGGCCTCCGACGAATCGTTCGAGGACGCGGCCGTCGAGGATTACGCCGTCGAGGATTCGGCGGTCGGCTCAGAGGGAGAGGCCGAGCGCGAGGAGCGCTGA
- a CDS encoding PLD nuclease N-terminal domain-containing protein: MPRILVGAIVLLTAITLYGVFDCLLRDRRHIRIMPKWAWVLVILFVPVFGLALWYVFGRSSFRPREDSGPVAPDDDPEFLRRIADDVEAEKRRRKHAEDAEERRRAESGTGSAADGRRPVDGSAAADDPDLPDAQRHRDEQNRPGPDDPRM, encoded by the coding sequence ATGCCCAGAATCCTTGTCGGAGCGATCGTCCTGCTGACCGCCATCACCCTCTACGGGGTGTTCGACTGTCTGCTGCGCGATCGCCGGCACATCCGGATCATGCCCAAGTGGGCCTGGGTGCTCGTCATCCTGTTCGTCCCGGTGTTCGGGCTCGCGCTGTGGTACGTGTTCGGCCGCTCGTCGTTCCGACCGCGTGAGGACTCCGGCCCCGTCGCCCCGGACGACGATCCCGAGTTCCTGCGCCGGATCGCCGACGACGTCGAGGCGGAGAAGCGCCGCCGGAAGCACGCCGAGGACGCCGAGGAGCGGCGCCGGGCGGAGAGCGGCACCGGATCCGCGGCGGACGGCAGACGCCCCGTTGACGGCTCCGCTGCGGCGGACGATCCGGACCTGCCCGATGCGCAGCGGCACCGGGACGAGCAGAACCGCCCGGGTCCCGACGACCCCCGCATGTGA